CTCTACGGGCACAGTGGAGCGTGGACTGATTCAGTAGAAAGCATAGTAAGGTCAGCTTTGTACCAGAATTCACTATAATCTCTCCGATGCTGGTTTCTGCAGACCATTCTACTCAATTCCGATTATTTTGACATGTGTTAGCTGTGCGTTTTGCCTTTTATCACAATGCCTTATTTTAGCTGCATGGACAGACTTAACCCACTAGCATTTGGTTGTTCATTAAGATTTTCTTCCAGAGTGAATCAAGCAGATGTTATAGCCCTAAACTGGGGTATATTAGGTCCAACCTTATGGAAATAAATACTCTCACAgtggttgcttccatattttccTGCCTTTTGTTTTTAGAGGGAACAGAGAAAATTCTAAGGTATTAACTGCACAGTAACTTCAGCGAATTGACGTGGATATAATGGTATTCCAGACAGtcaaccatttattgagcacctcatCTTTCCTAGGCACCAAATGAGGTTCTTTCCCTCCTCTTACTTTAATTCTTGTCATAACACTTATAGGTGTTGAGTAACtaaattgttgaatgaatggtgtGAGGGTATTATCTATTTCCCAGGAGTCTTGGGTACATTTTCCATACTGCTTCCTGGGGCCAAAACAGAACTGTAGTTTGCTATCTCCAAAGACATTTCCTTATAGGCACTTAGAATAGTCACTCAATATAGATTGAGTAGGAGAGGGCTTCAGGAGGAGCAGGTCCCTCATAAGAACagcttttccaaattaaaaaatgttattgcaTAAGACGTCACCTATCAAATGGTGATAATCATGGAATGACTGTTGCCCCTCAACATGGCAATGTGCTCTCCACTTTACACTGAGGGAACCTCAGTTATAGACTTgcacatatgaaagaaaatagtTGCTTTGTCCTCTTATTTGTCTAATGCTGTTCAGAAAGATTTATCTAGGAGGAAGCTTCTCTCTGGGGCTCAGTGTGAGTATCTTGTTTTGCCTCTtactgaaccaaaaaaaaaaaaaagcaaccatgAGCAGTTTACCCAAATATGAATCTTAAAGATCACCTTTCCAGCAGATGAGAAGTTATTAATTGGGTAATATTTTATTAGCCACTTAGGGGTTTTTCCTCTTTTACTAATTAGAAGCTGccacacatttttttccttttgaattaaAGTGTATGGGACCAGTTGTAGAAGAGGAAATGTGACATAATTTCTGTATGCTGCTGCACaaacttccctctcctccctttggCCTCTTAGAGCAGTCCAAGCTTTCTGCCTCCTATAGACTGTGATATATTCTAGGAGTTTGCTCCCTAGTACCATGGAGGAGGAAAAGGGCAGGGCACACAGGATTTGGGTGCTGATCCCAGCTGTCAACAAAACTCCTATATAGGAAACAGTCCTGCTTCCTGTGGGAGAGGTTCTCTTGCTAGGAATGGAGTCTGGGTCTCTTGAGGGCCAAGGCCTGCATCTCCTCAGAAACCTGTacactaaaagaaaagaaaaaaagaaacctgtaAACTGACAGAGGGTGGTCTGAGCTGGACAGAAGACTTTCAGAGGCTGAATTTGGAAGGTCACTTCTTAGCTAATTCCCTATTTCCTGCCACTCTAGGGAATAGGAACATACCAGTTGTCCCTTGTTGGActgggcagagctgagggagaaAGTCTTATGCAACTCTGACAAGTGTTGACATGCCAACCCCTGACAGACAATCCCATTTGGTCCATTTATAGTTAGCTGGGAGAGGGATGTCTTTTGAGGTTCACCACAGGAGTGTTTCTGCTTTGATCCTAGCTGAACCAAAAGAATATGACACTGAGTAATCGGTGCCAGGTGTTTGACCGTTTCCAGGACACCATTTCACAGCACGTCGTCAAAGTGGATTTCCTGAACCGAATTCACAAGAAGCACCCTCCTAACCGCCGTGTGCTCCAGTCGGTCAAAAGAAGAAGCTTGAAGGTGAGTCACAACCTGGTTCAGGCAGGATGGTGGTTTCTGATCACCTTCAAGGTATAGACAGAGGGCCATGGTCCCACTTCCACAAATAGAGAAACTGAAGTCCCTGAGACTTCTCTGTGGTATCTGAACAAGTAATGAATGTGGCTGTACATTTTAATACTTGAGGAGGGTGGTCGGGATTATGAATGCCAAACCCCATAGTAGGCCTTCAAACTGCAGGTCTCTAGTTCTCCTGAGTATAAACACTCTTTAACCCCTTCCACCAAATGTAGATGTGCTCTGCTGTTACTGCCCCTCACCTGGCACTTGGTGCCATCTCTTCCTATTTGATGGCCCCTTTCCTAGAGCTGTCATGAGGTGAAGGTGCGGGTGATTAAGCAGAGGGCCATGTGGAAAGTGAGCTATCCCAACTGAGGAATTTAAGAGGGGAAAATGTCTAAAGGAAAGTTAAATCTCTTTTCCCAGGCTGCTGTTAATATATTAGCAATACGTTTTATGTACTTAACAATTATTGAAGTGTATCCACAGAGATTTGACAGAGAAATTTGAAGAGTATTTGGTGGTGTTGAGGCTGGTTCTCATAAACCACTCAATCCCCTCATTCATTTAACGTAGCCCAAcactatatacctatatataaactgatttttctcttttgaaataatCCCAGACTGTCATATGTTATCAATAGGAACCAGCAATTCTCAAATATGGCCACTTGGGGGCAGCCATACTTTAAAATCACACCAGCCCCGCCCTGGCTGAtggtgtagttcagttggttgtcccatgcactgaaaggttgccgtttctattcctggtccaggcacatacctaggttgcaggtacaggaagcaaccaattaatgtttttctcataCATattctctcccgccccccccccccccgcttcctgtCCCTTtaacctctctctaaaattagtaaaaacagccctagccagttttgctcagtggatagagtgtcggcctgtggaccaaagggtcctgggttcgattccagtcaagggcatgtacctcagttacaggcttctccctggcccaggccctggtcagggcttatgcaggaggcaaccaattgatgtgtttctctcacattaatatttctctgtctttccctctctcttccactctctctaaaaatcaatagaaaaatatccttgggtgaggatttaaaaaaataataataaataaaattagtaaaaacatatcctctggtgaggattttttaaaaaaaatcatacctgTCATTTCCAGTGGGTGTCAGCACCAGCAAGATGTTAACTGTTGAAAATTGGATAACAAACTCTTAACTGTGTAAATATTTATACTTCAGGGAAACACCAGTTTTCCAAAATTAAGTTAGGTGTTTTCAGTTGGGGGTAAGAAATATTACAGGTGACAAGCCTCATACCTTAGttcagtggtccgcaaactgcggctcgcgagccacatgcagctctttggccccttgagtgtggccaaagtttcaatcgtactgtacgtgcgcgcccgcatgtggtattttgtggaagagccacactcaagaggccgcagtttgccgaccactgccttagttaaacagatctagaaaaaatctAGACTATAATTCACCATATAGGTATGGAAGAGAGCCGGGCTACCAAAATGAACAGGCCAAGAGGCTTTGATAAAACCCTGTCATTTTATAATGTtcccttttaaaatgtttctctatTGAAGAAAATCCAAGGGCACAAATTTTCTGAAAAGCATTTTGTAATTGGACAATTTGAGAGTGAAATAAGGACAGGgagccctagctgggtggctcatttggttggagcttcctgccatacatcaaaaggttgcagtttTAATTCCATTCAGGCCACATTCCtagcttgtgggctcaatctctggttaggcacatacaggaggctactgatcgatgtttctctccctctttctcctccccccttcccctctaaagtcaataaaaacatatcctcaaatgagggtttataataataataaaataagccctcactggttttgctcagtggatagagtgtcagcctatagactggagtcctgggtttgattccagtcgagggcacatgcccaggttgtgggctcaatccccagtagggggcgtgcagaaggcagccaatcaatgattctctcccatcattgatgtttctatctctctccctcttcattcctctctgaaatcaataaaaataaataagtaaataaaaaaataaaattaaaataacaataataaaataaggaAAGGCAACCatttggggctttccttcccttaTCCTCCCTAAGAACCTGCTCACCAAATCTCTTGGTTCtcccaaaatattttccaaatctaCCAGGTGCTTTTACATCTCTGCCTTAGGTACTGCTTCCCTATCCTATTTCCCCTTGGTCTGCCTGGAAGTTCCTTCTTAACTGCCAAGTCTCAGCTCAAATACCGCCTTCCTATAAAATCTCTAATCCCAAGCTTCTGTCCCCCAGGTAGAAATAAGCACTTTTCTCCATGTTTTTAATAGCTACTTAGACATACCTTTATTCTAGGATCCATTACATTGTATTATAATGTTTCTGTGTTTATCTTCCctactagactgtgagctccttgagggcaaggcTTAAATTTTGTTCATCTGGATTTCTAGGAATTGGCATAGTGCCCAGACTCaggagatgctcaataaatgttggttgaatGTATGAATGATTCTTTGCTTGTGTGGCTTTCATTCTTACATGGTGAGATTCAGAGTGTGTCTTCTGTTTGTGCAACAAAGAGGTCTTCAATTGTTTTATGAGTCATGAATGAATGGAGAAAATTGACATTGAGTGCTTATCTGGAGCCAGGCCTCATGCTGAGCATGTCTACTGTGAATGTGATCTCATTTAACTTTTTATCTCTTCAGATATTGTTTACCTACTTTCCAAACTTGATCCTAAGCAATAAGAGCCCAGGGTACCACTCTGGAGCCCTGTTTGGTGTCAGTCTTCCACTTTTTAGACCAAAGCAGAAGGCAGTATGCAATGATTTCTGGCTTCCTCAGTCCTTAGACCTTAATGAAGTAAAGTGGGGGGCATGCCTGCTGTTTCCAGTTTTGTGCCTTCTCAAGCTAGCGTGCATATGTGTTAGGCAAAGAGATGGTGGCACAGAGCAGTTGCTGCCCACCAAGCCACCTTATCCCAGAGTGGATGATGGTCCCCTGGGCATCAGCACCAAGGACAGAAGAGCACGGTCAGAGCAGAATCAACTGGCCATGTTGGcactatctccctctccttcctcctcctatCTCTTCTGAACAGGTTCCTGATGCTATAAAGTCTCAATACCAGTTTCCACCCCCACTCATTGCACCCGCGGCCATTCGGGATGGGGAGCTGATCTGCAATGGGATCCCTGAGGAATCACAGATGCACCTTTTGAACTCTGAGCACTTAGCCACCCAGGCAGAGCAGCAAGAGGTGAGtgaaggcagggctgggattCCAAATCTAATCTTCCATCCCACTGCAGCTGTTATGGAAATAGCCTCAGTGTCATTCCCATCCCCATCTTCTacaaccccacccacccccacccccaccccccaccccccaagagtTGACTATTTCAGGGAGAACCTCTGACTCAGATCTTGAGGCAAGTAAGAGAACTACAGAGTCAACCGGTCTGCTTCTCTCCATCGGTCTCCCTGCACTGTGAGATGGGCAAAACTGTCTGTAGAAAGAGCTCAGTAGACCCATAGAGAGACTAGGTGATAGTGCTGGACACACAGCCGATGTTTAGGGTACTTGCTGAATATTGGTCACAAGGTGAGCCTTAGGGGCAAAACCAGAACGGGAATCCCAAGCTCTGCTGACCAGGGTGTTGTCTGCTGAGTGTACCAACAAGTCTTGCTTGGGAATGGAAATGGAATCCTATCAGGAGTCAAGCACACCCTTTCTGGGCATTCGCAATGGGACCTCGGAAACAGTGTTTATCAGCTCTGCTgtagccctggccactgtggcaggaaggaccagcGCCTCCCAGGCCTCttaccctcctctcctctcctctccttccattACAGTGGCTCTGTAGTGTTGTTGCGCTCCAGTGCAGCATATTGAAACATTTATCTGCTAAGCAGATGCCTTCGCATTGGGACTCTGAACAGACAGAGAAGGCTGATATTAAGCCTGTTATTGTGACTGACAGCTCAATCACCACCTCCCTGCAAACAGCTGACAAGGCACCTACTACACCTTCCCACTATCCCCTGTCCTGCCCCTCAGGGATTAGCACCCAGAATTCCCTGAGCTGCTCTCCACCCCACCAACCCCCAGCCCTAGAAGACATCAGCTGCAGTTCTTGTGCGGAAAAATCCAAGAAAACTCCCTGTGGGACTGCCAACGGGCCAGTGAACACAGAGGTGAAAGCCAATGGCCCACACCTCTACAGCAGCCCCACTGATTCCACGGACCCCCGGCGACTTCCAGGCGCCAACACCCCCCTACCAGGCCTCTCACACCGACAAGGCTGGCCCCGGCCCCTCACACCACCAGCGGCTGGGGGGCTTCAGAACCACACCGTCGGCATCATTGTGAAGACAGAGAATGCCACTGGCCCCAGCTCTTGTCCCCAGAGGAGTTTGGTTCCTGTCCCAAGCCTGCCCCCTTCCATTCCCAGCTCTTGTGCCAGCATCGAGAACACCAGCACTTTGCAAAGAAAGACTGTCCAATCACAGATAGGACCTCCGTTGACAGATTCAAGGCCACTgggctcacccccaaatgccaccCGGGTGCTCACTCCCCCCCAAGCAGCAGGAGACAGTATCTTGGCCACAGGAGCCAGCCAAAGTTTCTGCTCACCAGCGCCATCTTCAGGTGAGTGCTACTCAGCCTTAGGGTGATTTGGAGTAATTTTATGCTCTTCCTGACAAATAAGCTTCAAAAAATCCTATCTGTGAATATTTCAGAGGGCTTTGATCTCTGTATTATTTATCCTTCCCCCATTTCTGTGATGGAAGAGAAAGTACATGTTAACTTGTCTTCATCTATTCAGTGGGACTGCTTAGGCTCTGAAAGCTTAAGTGATTTCTTTAAGGCGATCTAACAAGTCAGTCGCAGGATTGGAACTACAGCCTGGatctcctgattccaccttcccACTCCTTCCAGGCCTGGGTCTTCTGCCTGTTTTGTCCCATCACCCTTGAGGAAGGCAGCATGTGCTCCGAAACCATTGTGCTCAGCCTGAGGCTCTGAGTGATAGCCTCTGTTTCATGATCCACACCAGAGATTAGATCCACACCTGATCCAAATTCTCAGAGCCTGGTTATTTTGAAGGAACTTCCATGTCAGGGAAAGCAGGGCTAGAAAGGAACACTGCCTTTAGAATTGCTGCAGAGTGGGATGCCCATAGAGATAGTTCTGGCCCAAAAGCTTGCCCTCATGTCCACACTTGACCTAGTGTGGACCTGCTCTCAGCTATCTCCAGTCAGCACTCGGGACCTCGAGGTTGCTGACCTCAGCATCTGAACCAGGTATCAGATGCTGCTGAAACCCCCTGTGGTCTCTGTCTGAACTGAAGCTGGCCTCCCTAGTCAGCTGGAAGTCTTGGTAACAAGGTGTCTGTGACTTCTCTGCATGGAGCCCCTGATCTCAGGGTGGCCCCACTTCTCAGGCTTTTTTCCTGGATAGATTTTGCACCTGTGAGTCAGACTTCAGTAGGCAGGAGCTTTAGGGGCAGGCACCACTTATTTAAATGAATAGAGGTAGTAGGGAGGTAGTCATGGCTCAGAGAATGAAGTTACCCCACCAGCATTCCCCAGAGCAGTAGATTTCACTGGTTCTCAGTTCTCTGGAGCCTTCTGCATGCCTGGGTGCATTGTCGTTCCATCTGCCCTTCCTCACCACACGTTTTTAGCTCTAGGAGTTCCAGAGCCTATGGGGTGAGAATCGAGAAGGGAACATCACCTTGGGTCCGAAATCCAGACCTGTCTCGGCAGTGGGGGATTGTACCGGTGGGTTTCCCTCAGGCGACGTAAGTAACAGTCTTCCTGCTCCGTCCCCAGATGGCAAGGTCAGCCCCGGCACGTTATCCATAGGAAGCGCTTTAACCGTACCCTCTTTCCCAGCCAACTCTACTGCCATGGTGGACCTCACCAACTCACTTCGAGCATTTATGGATGTCAATGGAGGTGAGTGAGTGAGCTGCTGCTCTGCCACCAGCTACTGTGGTGGAAGTGCTGTCCCCACGCAGCATTCAGCTCATTTCAAAAGGGGCAGAAGGGATGCCTGATCTCAGGGCTGGAGAGGGGAGTGGTGTAGGGGAAAAAGCCCCTTCTATCTCTGccttatgcatatacacataatcAAAGATGAAGAGAGAACAGAGCCAAGCTGACCagtgagaagagaagaaaatcacTATAGTCAGATCACCTGCACTTGCAGAATAAAATCAGGAGGCATCTCGCTCCCACAATCAAGGAGAAGCAGGGCAGAACTTGATCTCTGTAAACAGAGAGTGGGTAGAAATCCAAGCCCCAATATCAGACATCCAGGCCCTTCCCCATGCACAGGCAAATGGTTTATCTTGCTCTACCTTTCTAGGACCACTTTACCTAAAATCCAGCTACCCAGGGGCAGGAGGCATCTGTATAGTCTGCACTGGGGCCTGTCTCTCACTGCAGATGGCTAGTGAGATGCCCAGCCAAGATCTTTGTATCACTttgtgctatttttaaaaaagctcttgGCTGGATTTTAGAAATGCTGCACTATTTGCTCGGTAACCTTAGCCTACTTCTCATTCCATTTCCTCCTCAGCTGcttttttaatctttctctttGGTTAATAGAAATCGAGATAAATATGCTGGACGAGAAGCTGATCAAGTTTCTGGCCTTGCAGAGAATACATCAGCTTTTCCCCTCCCGGGTCCAAACTTCACCGGGCAGTGTCGGGGCACATCCACTGGCTTCTGGAGGGCACCACACAGAAGGTGCGCATGCACACCTGCCACCACACCACGCCATCAGATCTCTGTGTGAATGGCCATCTCCCCTCCATGGAAATCTCAGCTTTCAGTGTGTGCTTTTTATGGGCTTTATAAAGCaccatggtttttgtttttttcctcagaaAACAGATACAAAATGGCACCCACAGCTTTCAGCTCAGACTCCAGGAAGTGCACTGTAACTTTCTTTCATACATATCCACTTTGAGACACAGAAAGCAGCTACAAGTGCCATTGGGTATATGTAGTGTTTTCTGCTCAATTGCTGTCAAATATTCAAGTTAGAAGAATTTCCCAAAAGGTGAGAAACAGAGTAACAGTTGGGCTAGCCTCCTGGAAATCCTTCCCAAGAGGTTAACTCTGCTTAGGATTCCCCTTGGAGCATTAGCTGTTAAAAGTttggtccccagaccagcagcagcagctgcatctaagaacttgttagaaatgcagagctTTGGCGCCACCTTAGACCTACAAAAtcataatctgcattttaacaagattctaGGCAAATCATATGCACCTTAAAGTTTGAGAGAGATGGTCTGTGCCCTTCTTTGCACACCTCCCTATAGGACCAGCTAGTATATCCCTGACCAACCAGCAGCCAAGAGCTCATAAAGTACTATCATCCTTAAATTCCGTGACCATTGTCAAATCTCTGGTCCTTCTTACCCCATGTGAGGACTGCTGTGTGTGGGACAGAGAGCCTCACCGTGAAGCAGCCCAGTGTTAGATGTGAGTTTGTAAAGATTACTCATCCAGTGGGATTATATTCTTGAAGCGATGCGCCAAAGGTCCAGGTTCTGTTAATGTTTGAGCCGTATGTTCTGTTGGTTTGCATTTGAGTGTCAGGTTCTGAGTTTCTGAATAACCCTATCCCTGTGTTTGTCTTGTAGTGCAAAGAAAGGAGGTACAGGCCCGAGCTGTGTTCTACCCTCTCTTAGGGTTGGGAGGAGCTGTGAACATGTGTTATCGAACCCTCTACATCGGGACAGGTGAGCCGGCTAGGAGGTGCTGAGCCTGTTCAGCCCTAAAGACTAACACTCTTACCCTCAGAGGCTAGACAGGGGCAGACTGGTTTAACTTGCTGGATGTCCCAACCAGAGGGGCTAAGAAAGGAGACCATCAGCTGCTTGTCTTCCCCGTCCTCTGGCCCTTTGCTTTGTGCCCAGTGTGACATCAGGAGAGGTGAAACTTCTGACTGCTGCTCAGTGAGGCATTTAAAACACTGCAGGGAGATACCCAAGAGAGAGCACATGCTTTCTCCCTGCCGGTCTTTGAAAAAGTTACGGGGCTCACATACACCTGAGCTTTAGTTCGCCCTCTATCTTGTACAGAGGTGCAGGCAGATTAGCCCCCGGCCTAGACATTTCCCTTCTTTCAGGTGATATGATTTATAGGCCCTGCACCCCATGTTGTGTTCTCATGAAAACATCCCATCctctccctagccagtttggctcaggggatagaacgttggtctgtggactgacgCTCCAGtcaagggggcatgcaggaggcagccagtcaatgattctctcacatcattgatgtttctctccctcttcctttctctctaaaatgaataaaaaatatattttaaaaaatgaaaagaaaatatcacattttcttcAGTAGCTCACTGTACCCACCTGGGCAGGAGCCATATGTTCTAAAGCAGATCAACTGGCAAAGACAACTGTTCTTTAGCAAGAGGTTGAAAAGACATCAGCGTTAGTTTAAAATACAAGGAGGGGGCCCTGAGCTACCTGTCCCTCAGGGTCTCCTAGTGCCTGCCCGGAAGCtaacactccccctcccccacaccttcacacacacaccttaCAATTTGTTCTCTGCCCACCTTTTCCTCTGTTCATGTCACCTTGCAGGAGCTGACATGGACGTGTGCCTTACAAACTATGGTCACTGTAACTACGTGTCCGGGAAACACGCCTGCATATTCTACGATGAGGTAAGGGGTGTTGAAGGGGTAGGAGGGAGCTCTCCCCACCCGAGGCCTCTCCCAGGCACTAGGTGTTTTTCAGTGCCTGGGTGAGaagaggggggctgggggtcttctccttttccctccctgtCATCTGGGGAGGAGAAGAGTCTTGGTGTGAAAAGGACATTCTACCATGGCCATCTGCTCCCCAGGAGCAGGGCTACCATATCTCCTGAGGTTGATCACAGGCTCagctgaggtggggggaggggtggggctaaGCAGGGGGAGGAAACAGTATAGAAAGAAGCCAAGCCCTCTTAGTGCAACTCTGTGAGTTTCATCATCTCATATGCCAGTGATTTCAACAGGAGCcagtgctgaggaggcagaaaagAGTGAGGAGGGGGGTCTAAGAAGGAAGGCTTCCCTGAAGGAGTgaatcttttttgtttatttgtttttgttttttattgttagagTACATTTatgaaagctggggacagtgaaacaaggcagggcttaggatagaagaagcaacaggagagaaccTAGGCGAATCTGCTTTGGctctggaaagtcagagaaaagggagccttAGAGATAGGTTCAGGGGATGAGCCTGGGACTAACTGACagtgcccattgctcccctggttgcaagtctcgtggGTTCCCTTAGAGGTTAGGAGTTGCATGCctctggggggaggagagggggaagggaaaggcgggagcttgctcctgggagggagagcacacaGGAGGTGAATTTTGAGCCCCAGTGGAAAAGTATAGGGAAGAAGGGCATGATTGGGAAAGAAAGAGAGCTCCTCAGATAGAGCAGCACAGCCTTCTCCATATGTCCTCTCTCCCCTTAGCCCCAGGCCCCACGCAGCAGACCACACATCttatcttccctcctcctcctcagaatACCAAACATTATGAGCTGTTAAACTACAGTGAGCACGGGACAACGGTGGACAATGTGCTGTATTCATGTGACTTCTCTGAGAAGACCCCGCCAACCCCCCCAAGCAGTATTGTTGCCAAAGTGCAGAGTGTCATCAGTAAGTTGGAGCAGAGGCCTGTGGCCATGAGGCCTGCCATTTTTGGACACATTTTCAAAGGCTCCGTCAGGGTGGCTCAGGCTTGCTGCCAGTGATATGCTGTCTCTTGCCTTCCTGATTGCATTGGCCAAGTGCTTGCTTCTGGGCCCAGGGAGGGTCACGGAGAACCAAGTGCCGTGCACCCACTTATGTGTACAGCACTTCAGACTTGACCAGTCCTTTCTGAGCATCCCTCACCCCAGTCATGCAGCATCTAAAATGGGGAGGTACAGGGATCCATCTGGCAAACAGCCCAGATGGTTGGACTGCTCACTGTTCCTCTCTGGTGACCATCCCCTTTTTCCCCAGGGCGCCGCCGGCACCAGAAACAGGATGAAGAGCCAAGTGAGGAGGCACCCATGATGAGTTCCCAAGCCCAGGGGCCACAACGGAGACCCTGCAACTGCAAAGCCAGCAGCTCGAGCTTGATTGGGGGCAGTGGGGCCGGCTGGGAAGGCACGGCCTTACTGCACCATGGCAGCTACATCAAGCTGGGGTGTCTGCAGTTTGTCTTCAGCATCACTGAGTTTGCGACCAAACAGCCCAAAGGCGATGCCAGTCTGTTGCAAGATGGGGTCTTGGCCGAGAAGCTCTCTCTCAAGCCCCACCAGGGCCCTGTGTTGCGCTCCAACTCCGTTCCCTAGGACTGGTGGCTACCCCATCACCCGCCTCACCCACCCCAAGACTCCTGCAATGCAAAAATGTACACAAACCAAGCCCGGGTTTTTTCTATACTCCACCAGAAACCCTTCAACTACAATCTTTGCATGACATGAAGAAAACCTtttgactgttttttaaaatcctttttcttttctcaagttCTAGGGGGCATTTGCACATATATTTGTACTCAACATTTCATGGAAAAGCGGCAGACCCGAGCTGAGGAACAgcgtgggcagggaggggaaggccaATGGTCTGGACACTTCCTCCAACACAAAACCGttccccacccacctgctccctccccctcgCCCGCCGTTGTAAAATAATCAGAAACTTGTTCTATTTTGTGGCAGTGACAAtagttttatattaaaagaaaaaaatacagttttcATACAGCAAAATCTATACAatatcattgttttatttaatataaagatCGCTACCCACCCTCCTTCTATGGTTCCCACCCTCCAAGTTATTTTCCCTTTCTGCAGCGGTTGCACTACAGGTAGCTACTGTGTATTATGGACAAATGAGAAATGAATCCTTTTTCTGGCTGTCCATCTATTTTATTTCGAATAAGGAAAAGTGTATTTGGATTTTGTGTAAATACATCTAGTGATGacattttttcaatgtttttaaaaactgtgtacAGTACTACATGTGGTAGAGCGTTTTCTTCAAATTGTCTATTGTAGCAAAAATGTTTTTTGTCGTAAACCTGTTTTGTCTCCTCTTT
The genomic region above belongs to Myotis daubentonii chromosome 16, mMyoDau2.1, whole genome shotgun sequence and contains:
- the PHF12 gene encoding PHD finger protein 12 isoform X3, with amino-acid sequence MWEKMETKTIVYDLDTSGGLMEQIQALLAPPKTDEAEKRSRKPEKEPRRSGRATNHDSCDSCKEGGDLLCCDHCPAAFHLQCCNPPLSEEMLPPGEWMCHRCTVRRKKREQKKELGHVNGLVDKSGKRTTSPSSDTDLLDRSASKTELKAMAHARILERRASRPGTPTSNASTETPTSEQNDVDEDIIDVDEEPVAVEPDYVQPQLRRPFELLIAAAMERNPTQFQLPNELTCTTALPGSSKRRRKEETTGKNVKKTQHELDHNGLVPLPVKVCFTCSRSCRVAPLIQCDYCPLLFHMDCLEPPLTAMPLGRWMCPNHIEHVVLNQKNMTLSNRCQVFDRFQDTISQHVVKVDFLNRIHKKHPPNRRVLQSVKRRSLKVPDAIKSQYQFPPPLIAPAAIRDGELICNGIPEESQMHLLNSEHLATQAEQQEWLCSVVALQCSILKHLSAKQMPSHWDSEQTEKADIKPVIVTDSSITTSLQTADKAPTTPSHYPLSCPSGISTQNSLSCSPPHQPPALEDISCSSCAEKSKKTPCGTANGPVNTEVKANGPHLYSSPTDSTDPRRLPGANTPLPGLSHRQGWPRPLTPPAAGGLQNHTVGIIVKTENATGPSSCPQRSLVPVPSLPPSIPSSCASIENTSTLQRKTVQSQIGPPLTDSRPLGSPPNATRVLTPPQAAGDSILATGASQSFCSPAPSSEIEINMLDEKLIKFLALQRIHQLFPSRVQTSPGSVGAHPLASGGHHTEVQRKEVQARAVFYPLLGLGGAVNMCYRTLYIGTGADMDVCLTNYGHCNYVSGKHACIFYDENTKHYELLNYSEHGTTVDNVLYSCDFSEKTPPTPPSSIVAKVQSVIRRRRHQKQDEEPSEEAPMMSSQAQGPQRRPCNCKASSSSLIGGSGAGWEGTALLHHGSYIKLGCLQFVFSITEFATKQPKGDASLLQDGVLAEKLSLKPHQGPVLRSNSVP
- the PHF12 gene encoding PHD finger protein 12 isoform X4, yielding MWEKMETKTIVYDLDTSGGLMEQIQALLAPPKTDEAEKRSRKPEKEPRRSGRATNHDSCDSCKEGGDLLCCDHCPAAFHLQCCNPPLSEEMLPPGEWMCHRCTVRRKKREQKKELGHVNGLVDKSGKRTTSPSSDTDLLDRSASKTELKAMAHARILERRASRPGTPTSNASTETPTSEQNDVDEDIIDVDEEPVAVEPDYVQPQLRRPFELLIAAAMERNPTQFQLPNELTCTTALPGSSKRRRKEETTGKNVKKTQHELDHNGLVPLPVKVCFTCSRSCRVAPLIQCDYCPLLFHMDCLEPPLTAMPLGRWMCPNHIEHVVLNQKNMTLSNRCQVFDRFQDTISQHVVKVDFLNRIHKKHPPNRRVLQSVKRRSLKVPDAIKSQYQFPPPLIAPAAIRDGELICNGIPEESQMHLLNSEHLATQAEQQEWLCSVVALQCSILKHLSAKQMPSHWDSEQTEKADIKPVIVTDSSITTSLQTADKAPTTPSHYPLSCPSGISTQNSLSCSPPHQPPALEDISCSSCAEKSKKTPCGTANGPVNTEVKANGPHLYSSPTDSTDPRRLPGANTPLPGLSHRQGWPRPLTPPAAGGLQNHTVGIIVKTENATGPSSCPQRSLVPVPSLPPSIPSSCASIENTSTLQRKTVQSQIGPPLTDSRPLGSPPNATRVLTPPQAAGDSILATGASQSFCSPAPSSDGKVSPGTLSIGSALTVPSFPANSTAMVDLTNSLRAFMDVNGVQRKEVQARAVFYPLLGLGGAVNMCYRTLYIGTGADMDVCLTNYGHCNYVSGKHACIFYDENTKHYELLNYSEHGTTVDNVLYSCDFSEKTPPTPPSSIVAKVQSVIRRRRHQKQDEEPSEEAPMMSSQAQGPQRRPCNCKASSSSLIGGSGAGWEGTALLHHGSYIKLGCLQFVFSITEFATKQPKGDASLLQDGVLAEKLSLKPHQGPVLRSNSVP